TTGCGGCGATCCGCGCCGCGGGTGAAAAGGCCGGGGTGGCGCCGTGATCCACGACACGATCGAGGAGTTCCTGGCCGCCCTGCCCCGGACCGGCGCGCTCGCCGGGCTCGACCTCGGCACGAAGACCATCGGGGTGGCCGTCTCCGACGGGCTGCGCCGGATCGCGACCCCGCTGCTGACGATCCGCCGGACGAAGTTTACCGAGGATGCGGTGAAGCTGCAGGAGCTTGCGTCCTCGCGCGGGCTGGCCGGGCTGGTCCTGGGCCTGCCGCGCAACATGGACGGATCCGAAGGGCCGCGCGCCCAGGCAACCCGCGCCTTCGCCCGGAACCTTTCACAGCGCCTGCCGCTTCCGATCGGCTACTGGGACGAGCGGTTGTCCACCGTGGCCGCCGAACGGGCGCTGATCGAGGCGGATACGTCGCGAAAACGTCGCGCCGAGGTGATCGACCATGTCGCCGCCGGCTATATCCTTCAGGGAGTGCTGGACCGGCTGGACTGGCTGAACCGGGAGAGGGACGCGTGAAGGACGACATCTGGAAGCGCGACGAGATCGAGAGTCCCTGCGTGAAGCTCTGCATGATCCACCCGGAAGAAGGGATCTGCGTGGGCTGCCACCGCACCATCGACGAGATCGCCGTCTGGTCCCGCCTGACGCCGGAGGCCCGCCGCGAAGTCATGGCGCAGCTGCCCTCCCGCGCCCCCCGCCTCGCCCGCCGCCGCGGCGGCCATTCCGGCCGGCTGGGCGGCTGACCGCAGATTGACTGCGCCACCGCACGGCCGGCCCTGACAGGGCGCGCGGTTTCAGGATCGATGGCCCGCTCCGCCAGGCTTCGGTGATGGCACCCACCCCACGGGGCGTTCCGCTGCGTCCCCTTCGGCAGGGCTGCGGATGGTCCGGCCCCGCGCCATCGGCTCGGCTTGCGGCACGTGCCCGGACTCTGACGTGCCGTCTTGCCGCGCCTCTGGGCGGTCCGCATGCGCGGCAACACGGGATCGAGCCTGCGGCGCAGGGATTCTCGCATCCTCAGGGACAGGATTGTTTTCACCTCGCCGCCATGAAGGCAGACGTACGCGGTTTCCGCCTACCCGCCGGGCAGTTTCAGGATTGCCCGCTTCCCGGGCGCCCCGGGTGGCACAAGGCGCTTCTCAGGCGGGCAGTCCGGTGATCTGCCCGCGCCCGGGTCCGTCTGAGGAGGAAACGGGAATGAACGGAGCGGATACGGCGTGGGTGCTCGTCGCCACGGCGCTGGTGCTGATGATGACCTTGCCGGGGCTGGCACTGTTCTATGGCGGCCTCGTCAGGGCGCGGAACGTGCTGTCGCTCTTCATGCACTGCTTCTCCATCGCGGCCCTGATGAGCGTTCTGTGGCTGCTGCTGGGCTATACCATTGCCTTCGGCGGCCCGGGCAGCTTCTGGGGAGGCATGGCAAAGCTCGGCCTGCTGGGCATCGGGCCCGATGCGCTGACGGGCAGCATTCCCGAGGTGCTGTTCTTCGCCTTCCAGATGACCTTCGCCGTCATCACGCCTGCCCTGATCGTCGGGGCCTTCGTCGAGCGCGTGAACTTCGCCTTCGTGCTGGCCTTCACCGGGCTGTGGATGCTGCTGGTCTATGCGCCCGTGGCGCACTGGATCTGGGGCGGCGGCTTCATGTCCGATGGCGGCCTGTTCGGCGCGACGGGGACGCGGGACTTCGCCGGCGGCATCGTGGTGCACGAGACCGCGGCGCTGGCCGCGCTGCTTCTGGCGGTGATGATCGGCCCGCGCCGGCACCGGACCACGCCGCCGCACAATCCCGGCATGGTGGCGATGGGCGCGGGGCTGCTGTGGGTGGGCTGGTTCGGCTTCAACGGCGGCTCGGCGCTCGCCGCCAACGGCACCGCCGCCATGGCGCTGACCGCGACCCACCTGTCGGCCGCCGGCGCCTCGCTCAGCTGGGCGCTGTGGGAGCGGCTGAAGTACGGCCGGTCCTCGCTGATCGGTCTGGTGACCGGAACCATCGCCGGCCTTGCCTCCGTCACGCCGGCCTCGGGCTACGTCTCGCCGCTGGAGGGGCTGGCCATCGGCCTCGTCGCCGGCATCCTGTGCCACGAGGCGGTGCTGCTCGTGCGCGAGCGCATGGGCATCGACGATACGCTCGACGTCTTCGCGGTCCATGGGGTTGGCGGCATCTTCGGCACCATCATGGTCGCGGTCTTCGGCTACGGCACGTTCCAGGCGCAGCTGGGGGCGCTGGTGCTGGTCGGGATCTACACGCTGGCGGTCAGCTACGGCATCGCGCGGATCGTCGCGCTGGCCTTCCCGATGCGGGTCGACCGCGAGGCGGAAACCAACGGGCTCGACCTCTCGACACATGGCGAGCGGGCCTACGAGATGACCTCCTGAGCCAGGCTGGCGCGCCGGGGCGGGGAAACCCTCCGCCCTCCCCCCGGTCCGCCTTCAGCCGGTTCCGCGCCGCGGGTTCGGCCGTCCGCGGTAGCGCCGCGCGCGGGGGCTCGATGCCCCCGCGCGCGGCTCCTCCCGCCCGGTCCGTCGCTGCCGGCCGGGCGGGGCGTCGGCTCAGGCGGTGGCGGCCGCCGTCACA
This portion of the Rhodobacter sp. CZR27 genome encodes:
- the ruvX gene encoding Holliday junction resolvase RuvX gives rise to the protein MIHDTIEEFLAALPRTGALAGLDLGTKTIGVAVSDGLRRIATPLLTIRRTKFTEDAVKLQELASSRGLAGLVLGLPRNMDGSEGPRAQATRAFARNLSQRLPLPIGYWDERLSTVAAERALIEADTSRKRRAEVIDHVAAGYILQGVLDRLDWLNRERDA
- a CDS encoding ammonium transporter gives rise to the protein MNGADTAWVLVATALVLMMTLPGLALFYGGLVRARNVLSLFMHCFSIAALMSVLWLLLGYTIAFGGPGSFWGGMAKLGLLGIGPDALTGSIPEVLFFAFQMTFAVITPALIVGAFVERVNFAFVLAFTGLWMLLVYAPVAHWIWGGGFMSDGGLFGATGTRDFAGGIVVHETAALAALLLAVMIGPRRHRTTPPHNPGMVAMGAGLLWVGWFGFNGGSALAANGTAAMALTATHLSAAGASLSWALWERLKYGRSSLIGLVTGTIAGLASVTPASGYVSPLEGLAIGLVAGILCHEAVLLVRERMGIDDTLDVFAVHGVGGIFGTIMVAVFGYGTFQAQLGALVLVGIYTLAVSYGIARIVALAFPMRVDREAETNGLDLSTHGERAYEMTS
- a CDS encoding DUF1289 domain-containing protein, giving the protein MKDDIWKRDEIESPCVKLCMIHPEEGICVGCHRTIDEIAVWSRLTPEARREVMAQLPSRAPRLARRRGGHSGRLGG